The following DNA comes from Erigeron canadensis isolate Cc75 chromosome 3, C_canadensis_v1, whole genome shotgun sequence.
GGATGGTGATGATCGCCTTCCACCATTCCTAACAACATCGTTATTGTTATTGCTACCATTAGTGTAGCTATTACCATTTTGCTTATATTCCGGATGTCGTTGGTGTGTTTGCCTTTGAGATGATTTTGACCCGCTTTTTCTCGATTTCCTGtctatatatgattttgttgCATCACTTAGCTTCTGTCTCGGGATACCAATGCTGTCTGAGGGGAGATCTGGCTCAAAAAATGTGTAAATATCTTCATCCTGTAAACAATACAAGTTAAAACATAGTTTTTGTATATGAGAAGTTATTTGAGCCATTTAGAGGTGCACAGATGGGATTGGGCCATAGACCGGTTCTCAAGCTGGTTTAGCCTAAAATATGTATTCGGCCCGAAATACAATTCCAAAGCCTGGTCTAGCCCGAGCCCAGTTAAACTTGAAACAGTCTGGCCTTGGGTTGCAACTGGTTTAACAAAAGCCAGAAAGCTGGTCTATTTTTTGGGCATTTCTCAAAAATGTCTTGTGTTATTGTTtatgatttaatatattatttaagattGCAGAATATTGGACTACATACCTTCCCTAGTGAATGACCAATGCATAGGACATAATCGATCGGTGCAGAAATGGATTTGCTATGAACGATCTCTCCTAATATGCGAACAATAGTAGTACCCtttttacatgaaaaaaaaaatatattgtgagATTGATTGATAGTAATATCCATGAACTATGGCTGATATGGTCCAcctatttaaataataatcaccTTTGTGACTCCCACGGCTCGGACCTCGACAGAGCGGCTACCTTGGACAACGTCTACGGATGCATTAGATATCGGGCCTGTCCAGAGATGCTGCAACATGTCCCTGGCTTGTAGCCTCCCGAACTCCACATCTGAATTCATAATTAATTGCAAGAAACACATTATGATCATTAGTCTCTCACACAATGATAGCTAGAAAAAATAAACCATACCTGCATACTTGTAGTTCCATACAAGTGAAGTCTCACGAAGCTCGAAATGAGATCGAGGTGTTCTTTCGGTAAAGTATTCAAAAACTTGCTGTGAAAAATTTATGAAGTTTTATGATGAAGAAAACAAGACAAGCCATGAACCTTAAAGAAGCGCATGTACCATCTACCTTTACACTATCCACCCAATCCATATTTGAATGTTCAGGCATCGTAGTCATCCAGTCACCTCTGGTAGAGCGTAGAAACATTCCATTTTCGGCAGCCAACCACATGTTGTACTCACCAAAATTCTAAAATCAACATAAATAAGAATCATGAAAACTTGAGGTGGAAATTTTGACACTTCACCATATATAGGTCGATTTGGGTAATGTTTGATCTTTAACAGGTCAAGCAAAAGTCTAAAGTAAAAAGGAGACGCATGAAATAGGTTATTTAGGCTGAAGTGTATTTGAAGACATAAAAACTTCGTAATTGCTTTACTAAGAGATTCACATTATcttataaaaacatgaaaaaatagGTTCAGGTTGTGTAACTGTTTTAAGTAGTTTATAAAGTTTACCAGGAAGGGACCCTTTTAGCAAAAAAGGAAGATATGggttatattattttgtaataatatAGTTTTGTAATCATATGTAGCATGTTATTAATTCAAAGATCTAAGAACTgcataaagaaaatatatttgcAGGTCAGTTCAACCCTTTTCTACCTGCACTTAAAAGTTAACCGACCTATCCAATTCACCACCTGTAATGAAAATCCATGGAAGTACCAAAGATAGAAGATGTACCTCATCCAAAACAGCTCTGTCGCTTCCACTGAGAACAACAACCGTGGTTTTTGGGTCACTGCAAAGCCTAGTCAGAGGTTCTTTCAAATCGGGGTGCAACCTAAAATCCATTTCTCTTATCTGATCGCCTCCAATTCTATCAGGTGTATCAACTGGTTCAGTTAATGTAGCATTAAATCCCTGTAGTTTTTGGGACATACAATCAGCATTTCATTATGTACCCCCAGACGTTCTAACTTCAAAAAACAATAAAGTTAAATGACAAAGTGTTTACTTGCCAGTATAACAAGTCGATTACTTGACTGCAAATAACGCTCGATAGCCTCTTCAACTGGAAGCGGTGGCGGAACTTGCCTAATCCTTTGTTGCGCTTCAATTACAGTATCGTTCAGTTCACTACATGAAGTTCAAAAAAGTTGAACCTTTACAGCTTCATAtcactcaaaaagtcaaaattaagttAACTTGATGATATAAGCCATATATTGATACCACATGGGCACTTTCATTTCTCCTCTGAAAATACAAGTGTAAATGGTTGACTGGGCCAAAAAAGTTACCCGTCAAAGGTTTAGTGTATAGTCATAGATAAGACTTTCTAAATTATTTGATTGaagatatatattcaatttcacCATTTGTACATGTTATTGTATTGAATCTATTAGCTACTCGTATTAATTAAACACATTTTAAAACGGGAAAGTGTTTATGGGTAGCACAATTTGACATATTCCAACCCAGTCTTTTTGACCCAACCGGTTTGACTAGTTACCAAAACTACCCACTTcacttctaatatatatatatatacctaacaAAAGTTTCAGCCCATTCTTGAGCAGTGTGAGTTGTGACGTGCGAAAAGTTATGCAGATGACGTTTCTCTCTTTCTTCAGCTGACATATTTAAAGCCTGGCCTATGGAAGCTGCAACTTCTGTTATGTTCCATGGATTAACAAGAATCGCTCCTGCACCCAGGGACTGTGCAGCGCCAGCAAACTATGCCATTAACCAGGAGATGGTGACAATGATACGTAAGAGCTTATAATATAaatcttgaaagttgaaattgaagatcATAATATAAAAGATAGTGATAATTACTTCACTTAATATGAGTACTCCTCTTTTAGCATCTTGGCATGCAACAAATTCGTAGCTGACAAGATTCATTCCATCTCGCAAAGATGTTACAAGTGCTACATCTGGTAACATGAGTATGGAAAAAGCATCAGGTATAGTCGAATCTTTGATAAATTCGACCATGTATTTCACATGTTGCACATATCAAAGAGAATGTTGACTTAAGTATGAGAAAAAGAGAGTTAAAAAAACAGTACCCGTGACAGCATATAGTGCACATAACGCTTGAAAATCAAGAGAGCGATCCTGCAGACATCACGTGATGGTCATCAAAACTTCACTTAATATATGTAGATTAATTTCCATTACCAAAATCTTAAAAGCCTAAGTATTGGTTTTTTATAATGGAAGGCTAACCAGATGGTGAATCGGAACGGTAGTCAATGTCCCAAACCTACCATTTATCCGCCCCACAATTTCATGAACCTGACTTGTGAGCTTTTGATCTGCAAAAGTGTAAATTCGAAAACCAAAACAATGTGTCATCTTATAAGGGACAAAGCAGTAGCATGAAACAACATGAAGACAGCTAATACATGCTGAATCAAAcgaaaagaaattaaaagatacaaaaaaaatgtgaaaacaTACATTCAGGAACATCGGTTCTTGTTGGTACTGCAATTTGTAGCAAAACCACTTTATCATGCCAATATTGATTTTCCTCTAGGAACTTCTCGAATGCCAGTATCTTTTGAGGGATCCCTTTAATCATATCCAGACGATCAACTCCTAACATCACCTTTAAgaacaaatataagtaaaaatgataaaacataagtataaagtGATATAACTAATATCAGAAAGTTAAAAGGTGAAAAAGTGACATTACCTTTCTCCCAGAAAACCTCTCCTTCAGTTCTTTAATGTGGTTTTGCACTTCTGGAGACTCGAGAGCATGAGTAAACCGTTCTGAATCTATACCAATTGGGAACTGTGTTTCATCAATTCAAATAACCAGCATCAGAATTAAGTAAAAAGGCCGTCTTTAGTGAGTTCATCTTTGACTTACTGCAGCAACACGAGTAAGCCTCCCATTATCCTCTACTCCTTCAGGTGTACCCTCAAGTCCCAAGATACGAGTACAAGCACTCACAAAATGTCTTGCATAATCATATGTATGAAAGCtggataacaaattaaaattacgTGAATACGTAATCATAGTCTGCGATAAAAGCACATACAACTTATTATAAACTACAAACTTACCCGACCAAGTCAGCCGCAAGAACTGCTCGAAGAAGCTCAGAGCGAGAAGGCAATGTTCTATGAATTTCAGAAGAAGGAAAAGGCGTATGAAGGAACCAGCCAACTTTCATGTTAATGTTATGATCTTTAAGACACTTTGGAAGGAACATAAGATGGTAGTCATGACACCAAACAACATCACCTTCTTCATAATGCTCATTTACCACATCAGCAAACATTTGATTTGCTTTCTTGTATGCAGCGAATTGGGACTGGAAGCTTCGGGTTGTAGCCAAACGGTCTTCTTGTGGAAGACCAAGATAATGAAATAGAGGCCATAATATGTTGTTGCAGTAACCGTTATAATACTGATGGACTATTTCTTCATCAAGAAAGACTGGTATGCATCTCTGcataaaaattatgtaaaacacTATTTAGAGGTGGTAATTTAGACCCATTCTCTTATCAGTGAGTTTAGATGGGTTTTCTTCTCTTGTTATCCCAAACAGTTCGattgaaaaatatttcaaaGGGCAAAGTGGCTATACGAGTCACACAGGTCAAGCAGCCTGAGAGTATCCCAAAGTCTATTTTCAGTGCATACACCCTCAGGTGCTGTTTTCACTCAATTATTTggattataaatttatttttaataataatattgtttgtTAATCATAATTTCCGAATTAATCGTCTataaaaaagctaaaaaagGACTCGAAAGTGTTCTGGACCAACACAACCAAACCAGCCCCTTTTAACTTGTACAAAGATGGTTAATTTCAGCATGAATATGTTTTGACCCATCCAACTTGTAAACTTTTATCACAACTATAGGAATCTATCTCACAACAATACCATTTCCTTGTTATCTGAAATATACCTTCTCAGCCAGTGCTTTAGTTAACGACCTCTGCCCGGGCTCATCAGGCACATTTACACCTGCCCATCCAATCCATTTCGCCTCAACCTCCTTCACTCCTTCAATAAATTTAAACAAGTGAACCAAGTTTTACTTTCTATTAAATTGCATACAAATGAAACCAACCTTATCTTAGGGCCTTTGACCTAATGGTTTTCAAGGTGACCCCTGAACCAAGGGGTTGTGGGTTTGAGGGCCAGTAGGGACACATATGTAGATAAGGGCTGAAGTGTTTCAATAATTACCTTCAAAGAAAATATGAATTAAGAAAGTAACCAAATAATCTACCTTTTGTTTTCGGCTAACCAACTTAATTTAAGAAcggttcaaaaaatatattccaAGATAATTACCGGAAAATAACAAGTGTTCAGGAACAAGCACACATGATTGCCACGTCCGAAGAAAATTCGTAAGGTTAGAGGTAATAGTTAGTATGATCAAAAGTACTTTTGACTGGTTACCTGATACAATTACCTAAAAGTGTAAATCTTTAGCATTGATTTACCTTAATTCAAAGATTCTGAAACTTTGTTTTACTTGCTTAAAGGGAGTTGGTAACTAAAAATAGAAATTGGACTTTATGGTAATGGAATGACTTTTAAAAACTTACCCAAAAGAGCACTAACAAGTCCTCCACCGCTAACTTCTAGTGACCAACTCTCTTCTCCTCTTCTAACAGCAGAAACCGGCAATCTATTAGCAACGACTAGCAACCGTTGTGTGAACAATCCCCCATCAGGCTTTTCCCATGCGCCATGTGCAGCAGAAGCTCCATTTAAATACTGCTCCACAAAGTTATCGCATTCCCTTAACCGTGGTTCAGGATCAATAGTGGCATTGCCATTAACATCATATGAAGCTCTGCTATTTTTCCTGAACTCTCTTTCTCTCAACAATCTCTCTATTCGACTCTTTGGAACTGATAAATTGCCATTGTAGTTATTCCCAGGCATAACCGAATAACGGCTATCCAAATCAGCTACTCTAAAtcatgaaaaaaacaaatattgtaAGTAAGATTTTTTAGGTAGTGATTATCACTAGAATAAATGGGATCCACATAATTCTTTCATATTATACATGTGAGAAAACAACAAATGGGATCCACATAATTCTAGTAAACTATCATAGTATATCTGGGGTCTACCAAGATTCCAAAATCCTTGTTTCTAATTTAACCCAAAGTTGAAATTATTTAGCTCCAATATGTACAACACACCAACTAGATCACACTGAATTCTGAACACATACAACACATTATAATGACTCCGTCACACAGAACACAAACAACACACCAATCAAATACCCACAAATAACAAATACAAGATATTAATCTTatacaagtatttatatatctaatctaAACAAGATAATAAAGTAACAAACTTTAAGAAGATCAAGAAATACCCAACTCAAATAACATGGTCTTAATTACTAACTATAGCTATGATTGTATTAACACGCAgtgaaatataatatttaagatAACCGCCATCTAATATTTAAGTATAAACCGCtattaaaacattacattatacTGAAAATAAAAACCCAACTTACCAGAAGTTGAAGAAGCAAAGTGTCAATAAGTTTAAAGAGAGAGAAACATAAAAGGTTTTGAGTTGCAAATGAGAGGAAAAAAAAGAGTGTatgtttgtgtgtatatatataatacatatagaAATGAATACACTTGTAAGCTTTATATATAAGGTGTGTGTCTCACAGGCATGCAGGTGAAACAAAACAACAAAGATTGTATTATGATGATGAGATCTCCATTAATTTATTGTCGGAAGAAGTTCCTAACAACTTTGACAGGTCAGGGGCCCTTAATTAAGGCTAAGAGGTTAAGATTCAATGATGATCAAACTTGGAAGAATCCTCGTCCtttattatcaatttatcatatcTTTCTatcattcttttaaatttttaattttatttatatattattttcattgatTGCTTACATCACtagatagaaaaataaaagtatgacAGATACAACATACGATATGACTACACAGAGCTTCATTGTATCTGAAATTATATTTAGATGGCTTTATTATTTAGGTTGAGCTTATTCGAATTTGAAACAGTTTTAGGAATGACTAGTTTGCACCGGCTTTAATCTCATGGTCACCTTTAAAATTATTAGCACGGGCCACACATTACGACGGTATGGCCGCAACGACGGTCTGGTGGTCTTGGCGACGGATGGAGACGACTGCATCTGTCAAGTGATGTGATGTGATGTAAATGTGAATGATATAAAGGTTGTGTTGTATATATCTTAGAAGATAGAAAGATAATCGTGCAATGTGGCATGATGTGGTGGTGATGGGGACCGGTGGTGATGTCGACGGTAGTAAGTGGtggtggtaattgatgtaaaaattaTTGACTGAAGGGATAAGGAAGATATTTTGAGAGATAAGCGATTGATGATGtagattaatttcattaaaaatatgatgatcatttcacattttttttaatatctaactttttaaaaacGATGTATCATCTTCATATAGTAGCTAATAAGATTCAAACATGAGACATTTTGTAAAAAGGTTATAGATgcgtatatttatataaaaatatgggaagtgatattggtATCACAaaggttgatttttttttaccacatgAGACAACTTTTATAACACACTGTACAAGTCACTAAGACATATGTGTGATAATAAATTAACTATTGTGATACTAAGGTGGTGTTTGGGGTTgcgtttacaaaataaattttgcgttttcaaaatagattatgcgttttcaaaactacgttttgaaaaagcatgtatgtacatgcttctccaaaactacgtttttttatatttaggtAATTTATAAAGTAAGTATTTTGTAACACTAGCTTATTACTCGCGTAAAACGCgagatttgtatatttttttgcattaatttttttttaatatttgaaaactattaatatcaaaataaatatttacaaactttTGAACCACAATTATAATACCATATTCattgttaaagaaaaatattaataatgttattaaaatgACTTATttgtataaaagtaaaatataaggattaaaaatgttattgatCAATTCTTGGtgaatgatgatgtcatcatgaGAATCTAATGgtgcaaaatataaatttgattcaatGTAGAATGATAACCGgacatttgatttttattcttaaatcCGTCAATGTATACGATACactaaattatacatataagatatattttgttatataatgtgtGATTCAATATCCCAGACTAAACTTTTTTGAGAGATTTGATGTACTAGAAAATATCTAGTTATGATGACAAAATATTGCGAGTATCAAAGAGACAGAGGAATATATGGTACGTAGCAAGTGGGGTAATTCGACAAGTATGtccaaaacaacaaaataagTGGTTTTGGTGCAATGGATACACTTTATTTTCTAGTTTAACTGTTTTGCACacataaaaatagtcaaaatttatataatttgtatatgtcaaattttatatatcatttcatcaatgaatgaaatgataaaataataaataagttGTGTATGTCAAATTCTAGAACATTGTTTGATCCAATGTATtactaaattataaaagaaacgATTATTTATTAGTGAGATATTTACATTGACATTTCTTTTAAAAGACACTAGCAtattacccgcgcaatgcggcggtggtcgtgacaatgTCATTGTAATGGGGagccgagtgttggtggtggagacgacatcgagtggtgtggataattgatgtaaatggttaatgaaaatatattaaggaATATaggattggtagtgtaaataaatcattaatgttatggggtagtgtatgttgaaatatttaaagggtgctaagtgaaaatattacatattttcaacacttccataaataaaaggggttatttcttttataatatagtatagataattgatatatgaGTAAATGACTAATATTTCCAATTTTGGTATGCTCACCTCGGGTTCAAATCCTGATAACGCCTTAAGAGGTTTGCTCTTCTGTGTATTGATAAGTACGTCATTGTTAAGGTCTTTCATCACATTTGCTCTGACAAGATTGACTCCATAAAAAAACCACAAAGTGTAATAATCTATGTATAACTTACTATTGTTTATTGCACAGTCAAATTGGTATAttggaaagaaaaataaaataagataaatatgcactaattatatatacattaaaaatttatgtaaatgtataagttttttatGCATGAAACGTATAAGCTCCTAtaacacataataatttttatcaatttttaatttaaccttaaagtttttattatttaacttttgtctcacatcaaagttttagtttttatttttttgactctaaacttttttttatcaaacaagtataagtttttttatgcatgaAACGTACAAGCttttataatacataatattttttactaattttcattttaactctctaaagttttaattttttaacttttgtctcgtatcaagttttatttttcattttttttactttaagcTTTTAgtttctcatgttttcatcaaacaatttTCACACAGTTActgtttacttttaaacatttgattttgattatttcCATTCgtcattttgtatatataacactttaaatatataataaatttcatCATCGTTACGTCTTACTTTCATGTAACATTTAGGACATAAACTAAAAACCTATACATTTTATAAGTTCTTTATGCATgaatgtacaagttcttatagACATAATAACTTTTAccaaatttcattttaaccccataaattttcatcttttaacttttgtcccacattaaaattttcattttattttcatgaaTCTCAACTTTTGGGctttcatgttttcatcaaacaacttttacacatttacagttttacttttaaacattaattttgattattgttatccgtctttatatatataacgttttttaaaaatattataactttCATCATCGTTACGACTTACGTTCATGTAACATTATTTAatgcattaatatagttattatttatgttattatacatcttattattcttttgcattttttttattaacattgctacatgtttagttatctttttaataaaaattaggttcgaatatttgacataaactTAGATGCAAAAGTTTGTCGCGTAAAGAGCGTCGACTGCAGTAACGCGCGGGTCCAGTATCTAGttcaaactaaaaaacatgGACAAATTGTCCAAAGCTGCTTCACATTTTTAAGTTTAAGTAtattcattaaacttaaaagaACAAACATCTATAATCTAGACCTATGAGCATAAGcatatttaatttatactataaaTTTCATTGACAGgctttttcatttttacttcCTATCTTGTTAGGCCTCAGCCAACGCAACCTTCGTGGGCTCTTCGTTGTTGGTGTCGACAAGGAAGCCGTTGGCAGCGTGTCGATGGCGGTCGGCGGTCGGTCGTCCCGAAAAAAGTAATTGGTGACACATCGGCGATGCCCTTTCCTTTCTTCACAGCAGCATCAACCACATCGAACGGCGAGCCAGAAGAACCAACATCAACAACCTTTCTTTTTAAAGACATTATACCCTAAAGATAGCAGATCTGAAACAAGCAAACACAAACGTCAGAAGGAAAGACAACTACCAATAAAAAGGATTTTAATGCAGAAAGCGAGTAAGGACGCACCTTTTATATAACCAAGAAAGGAAGACACCAACCGTCGATCCAAGATATCGAGATACGTGCACACCTGCCATACTTAAAtacaacttaaaataaaaacacaacacaaaaatcacaaaaactCCCCCAACAAAAGAATA
Coding sequences within:
- the LOC122594088 gene encoding alpha,alpha-trehalose-phosphate synthase [UDP-forming] 1-like: MPGNNYNGNLSVPKSRIERLLREREFRKNSRASYDVNGNATIDPEPRLRECDNFVEQYLNGASAAHGAWEKPDGGLFTQRLLVVANRLPVSAVRRGEESWSLEVSGGGLVSALLGVKEVEAKWIGWAGVNVPDEPGQRSLTKALAEKRCIPVFLDEEIVHQYYNGYCNNILWPLFHYLGLPQEDRLATTRSFQSQFAAYKKANQMFADVVNEHYEEGDVVWCHDYHLMFLPKCLKDHNINMKVGWFLHTPFPSSEIHRTLPSRSELLRAVLAADLVGFHTYDYARHFVSACTRILGLEGTPEGVEDNGRLTRVAAFPIGIDSERFTHALESPEVQNHIKELKERFSGRKVMLGVDRLDMIKGIPQKILAFEKFLEENQYWHDKVVLLQIAVPTRTDVPEYQKLTSQVHEIVGRINGRFGTLTTVPIHHLDRSLDFQALCALYAVTDVALVTSLRDGMNLVSYEFVACQDAKRGVLILSEFAGAAQSLGAGAILVNPWNITEVAASIGQALNMSAEEREKRHLHNFSHVTTHTAQEWAETFVSELNDTVIEAQQRIRQVPPPLPVEEAIERYLQSSNRLVILGFNATLTEPVDTPDRIGGDQIREMDFRLHPDLKEPLTRLCSDPKTTVVVLSGSDRAVLDENFGEYNMWLAAENGMFLRSTRGDWMTTMPEHSNMDWVDSVKQVFEYFTERTPRSHFELRETSLVWNYKYADVEFGRLQARDMLQHLWTGPISNASVDVVQGSRSVEVRAVGVTKGTTIVRILGEIVHSKSISAPIDYVLCIGHSLGKDEDIYTFFEPDLPSDSIGIPRQKLSDATKSYIDRKSRKSGSKSSQRQTHQRHPEYKQNGNSYTNGSNNNNDVVRNGGRRSSPSPDKVTWSVLDLKGDNYFSCAVGRKRTNARYLLPTSDDVVSFLKDLARAS